In Glycine max cultivar Williams 82 chromosome 10, Glycine_max_v4.0, whole genome shotgun sequence, the DNA window CGCTGGACCCTCCCTCGTCGCCCCTCCCTCGTTCCCCTGTCTCCATAACCAACCAACCATACATTAACACCAACATTGAACCTCGCTCACTCACTCTCTTCATAATTTCGAGATCTGAAATCGAAACTGAAACTGAAAccgaagagagagagagaaaaaatgaggGAGCCATCGTCAGTGGGATTCGAAGGCAACGACGTTGTTCCACCGCAAGCTCTTCTCCAGAGACTGAAAGACTACGATCAAGAACACGCTTTCGCCCTCTGGTACGAGCTCTCTTACGAGGAACGCGAGTTTCTCGTCAAGGACATTGAGGTAAGTTTTATTCCTTCCTATCCAATTCCCTCTCCTCCCCTCCAAATTCGCCTCCGATTCGAGTTCGGAACTTCAGATTTGCGAATCGTATTTGTCTCATTTTCCAATTTCGGATCATTTTGACCTCCTTATTgtgtgatttttgtttgttttgtttaattaatatgttgcATGTTGCAGAGTTTAGATCTTTCAAGAATTGACCGGATTATTCGGTGCTCGCTGCGATCTCAAGGTCTGGATGTTAATTAGTGATTACGTGTTTGTTAATTGATTGTATCGAATTCTTCTCTTTACGTGCATGTATGTTGATTAACGATTCTGTGTTTTGCCGCGTGTAACTAAATTGCGATTGCTTTCAGGACTGCCGGTGGCGGCCATTGAGCCTGTGTCGGAGAGCAGTGTGTCGACGGTGGTGGAGAGAAGTCAAGAGGATCGAGAGAGATGGTGGAAAATGGGATTGAAGGCCATTTCTGATGGCGAATTAGCTGTATTGCTTTTATCTGGTGGCCAggtatattttattctattttttatgaacATATACATATTCTTCTTGATGTTAGGCCAACCTGTGAGAGAGAGAAGGCACGTGTGGCTAGGTCTTTGCACGTTCCAATGTTTGTGGAGGACACTGATAACAGTCCAATAACTCTACTTAAGAAGTGGGTGCATTTTTTGTTGGTGTTAAGCAAAActgggtattttatttatttgtttagttttttaatgtttttcattGATGAATTAGTAGTTGTATTGTTGTGCTTTCGGTAAGATAGTTCTGCTGGGTTAAAGTAATAGGGTATTCAAGGGTAACAGAGGAGAAGACACGGTGTTGCTTTCAAATTGTACAATACTGTTGTggatcttctttctcttttgttgaTTAAAGTTTACAATTTACATTAACAAATGAGTTGAACCAAGACTCCTGTTATGGATTGGAGTTTACAACTACTATGTACTAATTGCTAAGTAAGATGGTGGGTTAAAATTTTGAGGATGATTAAGTTGGAAGGTATTGGTGGTTGTTTTAGACTTGTTTTAGACTTTTGCTATAATGTGtaaaataaactcattttgTGCATGTGAAGTGCAGCAGGTGCCTTTTATCAATTGTGTAATGTCTTGTTGTCTCTTTAGTTTTGCGGAATTAataaattcagattttaaaCTAGACATTGTCATGTATACATTTGAAGGTCTTTTTGAGGCAATTTTTTGTTCTGATCTTTGAATGATTGCACTCTGAACTTTAGTTTGAGTCAAATGTTTTATAAAAAgctaataacaaatatatttttgttggtgGGCCCAAAGCATAAGCTTTAACCTTGAGCTAGTGTATACT includes these proteins:
- the LOC100794053 gene encoding uncharacterized protein; translated protein: METRVLSGAGTLSSLPHLHKPPREVDAGPSLDAGPSLVAPPSFPYLKSKLKLKPKREREKMREPSSVGFEGNDVVPPQALLQRLKDYDQEHAFALWYELSYEEREFLVKDIESLDLSRIDRIIRCSLRSQGLPVAAIEPVSESSVSTVVERSQEDRERWWKMGLKAISDGELAVLLLSGGQVYFILFFMNIYIFFLMLGQPVRERRYIEPDGLEMLLQAQNSRLNSTKNNHLAPLPVAIVGCVPKKVHIEGASETGFKISSIEITDAIKAGLDEPIQPEPVVFVPST